The Cellulosimicrobium sp. ES-005 genome segment CCGAGGTGGTCGGCGCCGGCACGACCTGGCGCTACCTGGACGACAACACCGACCCCGCTGCGGGGAACGCGGACCGGACCGTGTGGGCCGACCCGGCGTTCGACGACGCGGCGTGGAAGACCGGCCGGCCGGGCTTCGGCGCGGTCAACGGGACCGCGAGCGGCATCGGCGGCGGCCACACCATCACGACCCTGCTCGACTACTGGATCACGCAGACGCCCAAGGTCGTCGTGCCCGCCTACTTCTTCCGCACGACCGTGACCCTCGACGAGGCGACGCTCGACGAGATCACCGGCCTGCGCGGGACGCTCGTCTACGACGACTCCGCCACCGTGTACGTCAACGGCGAGCGCGTCGCCGGGTGGGGCGACTCGATGATCACCCGAAACCTGCAGTACCAGGACAAGGCCGGCGCGACCGCGCCGCTGCGCGAGACGCTCGTCGTCCCCGCCGACGTGCTCGTTCCGGGCGAGAACACGATCGCGGTGGAGATCCACCAGTGCAACGCGACGAGCTCGGACGTCTTCTTCTCCCTCGCGCTCTCCACGACCGACGACCCGTCGATGCCGTTCCCGCAGGACGTCCTCGACCGGACCTACGCGTCCGACGCGACGCCGTCGGCCCCGACCGGGCAGGACTGGTTCACCTGGATGCTGCGCGGGTTCGCCGACCTGCGCGCGAACCACCCGGAGATCCTCTCGCCCAACGAGCCCGGCCAGCCCACGAGCGCCAACGACCTCGGCTCGCTCGCGCGCAACAACGCCTACGTCGCCGGGGACCTGCAGGTGCAGCGTGCCCTGACCGACGGGCGGGGCTCCGCCTACGAGACCATGGCGGACGCGCTCGGCAGCGAGCTCGGGCCGATCTACCGCGACGCGCTCGCCGACGGCCGGCTCCCCAAGACGAAGGCCCTGCTGTCCGGGCGCGTCGAGAAGTCGGTCGGCAACCACGAGCCCGCCAAGGCCGCGTACGACTACAAGCGCCCGTTCGTCCGCCTCGGCTTCACGTCCGCCGGCGGTCACGTCAACGCGTTCGAGTCCTCCGGCAGCTACGAGGGGCTGCGCAACAACGGCTCGTTCCCCAGCGGGCACACCAACCACGGCTACGCGCAGGGCACCGTGCTCGCCACGCTCCTGCCGGAGCTCGCGCCGCAGATCCTCGCGCGGGCGTCCGAGTACGGCGACAACCGCCTGGTCACCGGCTTCCACTACCCGCTCGACGTCATGGGCGGCCGCATGACCGGGCAGAACATCGCGCAGCTCCGGTGGTCCGACCCCGCGTTCCGCGTGCTCCTCGAGCAGGCCCGGACCGAGCTCGTCACCGTGCTGGAGCGAGCGTGCGGCGACGAGATCGCGGTGTGCGCGCAGGACCAGGTGCCCTACCTCCCCACGGACCAGGCCCTCGCGGTCTACGACCAGCGCCTCACGTACGGGTTCCCGCGCGTCGGGGAGGCGGGCCGGGAGGTCCAGGTGCCCGCCGGCGCCGAGGACCTGCTGCGCACGGCGTTCCCCGACCTCACGGGCGACCAGCGCCGCCTCGTGCTCGCCGCGACCGCGCTCGACTCGGGCTACGCGCTCGACGTCGCGGGCGAGGCCGAGTGGCAGCGCCTCGACCTCGCGTCCGCCATGGCGGCGGACGTCGTCGTGAACGCCGACGGCACGCTCACCGTGGACGGCGAGGTCGTCGGCGAGCCGACGGCGCCGCTCGTCGACGTCGAGACGTCCGCGCGCTGCCTCGCCGGCGCGCCCTACGTCGCGGTCCGCGCCCGCAACCTGTCCGACGGCGTGCTCGCCGTCGCGCTCGTGACCGGCGCGGGGGAGAGGACCTTCGCCGCGGTGGCCGCCGGCGCGAACGCGTACCAGTCGTTCGCGGTGCGGGACATGGAGACGGGGGCGGACGTGCCCGTGACCGTCACGGCGACCGGTCCGGGCGGCACGACCCAGGCGGTCACGCGGGACGTCGTCGTCCCGGCCTGCGGCTGACGCACCGACCCGGGAGGCAGCCTGCGACACAGCGGGACGAGCCTCCCGGGTCACGTCCCGGGCGCCTCCGGACCAGGTCTCCCGGTCGACAAGCTGCCTGGCGTCCCGTCGACGTCTCGGGCACGCTGGTGCCCCCACCGACGACGGAGGCGCAGTGACCGAGGAGTACCAGGGCAAGCCGGCGACGCACGCGGAGACGCCGCAGGAGTGGCGCGCGTGGCTCGCCGCGCACCACGACGACCCGGAGCCGGGGGTGTGGCTGCTCACCTGGCGCCGCGAGAGCGGTCGCGCGACCTACGGGTACGAGCCGTGGATCGAGGAGGCGCTGTCCTACGGCTGGATCGACGGCCAGGCCGCGACGGTCGACGCGGACCGGCACGCGCTCTGGTTCACGCGCCGCCGGCGCGGCAGCCGCTGGACCCGGCTCAGCAAGGAGCGCGTCGCGCGCGTCGAGGCGGACGGGCGCATGACCGACGCCGGCCGCGCCGTCGTGGAGGCGGCGAAGGCCGACGGGTCGTGGACGCGGCACGACGACGCCGAGGCCCTCGTGGTGCCCGACGACCTCGCCGCGGCGCTCGCCGAGCGACCCGGTGCCCGCGAGCGCTTCGACGCGTTCACGCCGGGCGTCCGGCGCTCGATCCTCGGCTGGATCGTCGAGGCGAAGCGACCGGAGACCCGTGCGCGCCGGATCGCGGAGACCGCCGAGCAGGCCGAGCAGGGCGTCGCGGCGCACCAGCCGCGCCGCTGACGCCCGTCAGCTCGGGACGCTCGACACCCCCACGTGCGCCGTGGTGAGGTCGGGGCCCTCGACGAGGAGCACGA includes the following:
- a CDS encoding phosphatase PAP2 family protein, whose protein sequence is MTGTTTYPASRARDRRTTAPLALLAALTTLALVLAAALQAPAARAAEGFTPTEVVGAGTTWRYLDDNTDPAAGNADRTVWADPAFDDAAWKTGRPGFGAVNGTASGIGGGHTITTLLDYWITQTPKVVVPAYFFRTTVTLDEATLDEITGLRGTLVYDDSATVYVNGERVAGWGDSMITRNLQYQDKAGATAPLRETLVVPADVLVPGENTIAVEIHQCNATSSDVFFSLALSTTDDPSMPFPQDVLDRTYASDATPSAPTGQDWFTWMLRGFADLRANHPEILSPNEPGQPTSANDLGSLARNNAYVAGDLQVQRALTDGRGSAYETMADALGSELGPIYRDALADGRLPKTKALLSGRVEKSVGNHEPAKAAYDYKRPFVRLGFTSAGGHVNAFESSGSYEGLRNNGSFPSGHTNHGYAQGTVLATLLPELAPQILARASEYGDNRLVTGFHYPLDVMGGRMTGQNIAQLRWSDPAFRVLLEQARTELVTVLERACGDEIAVCAQDQVPYLPTDQALAVYDQRLTYGFPRVGEAGREVQVPAGAEDLLRTAFPDLTGDQRRLVLAATALDSGYALDVAGEAEWQRLDLASAMAADVVVNADGTLTVDGEVVGEPTAPLVDVETSARCLAGAPYVAVRARNLSDGVLAVALVTGAGERTFAAVAAGANAYQSFAVRDMETGADVPVTVTATGPGGTTQAVTRDVVVPACG
- a CDS encoding YdeI/OmpD-associated family protein codes for the protein MTEEYQGKPATHAETPQEWRAWLAAHHDDPEPGVWLLTWRRESGRATYGYEPWIEEALSYGWIDGQAATVDADRHALWFTRRRRGSRWTRLSKERVARVEADGRMTDAGRAVVEAAKADGSWTRHDDAEALVVPDDLAAALAERPGARERFDAFTPGVRRSILGWIVEAKRPETRARRIAETAEQAEQGVAAHQPRR